The following proteins are encoded in a genomic region of Leptospira andrefontaineae:
- a CDS encoding ArsR/SmtB family transcription factor — MSKQPTHPNLDQIELNSIFEAVSDPIRRKILLDLSEKGESNCSTFLIYAPKTNLSYHMGKLRDAGMIFTRYEGTQRFSIIRKDDLEKKFPGLLDTILKSARIESDQEEVSEIKV, encoded by the coding sequence ATGTCTAAACAACCAACTCATCCCAATTTAGATCAGATTGAATTGAACTCCATTTTCGAGGCGGTAAGCGATCCGATCCGCAGGAAAATACTATTGGATCTTTCCGAAAAGGGTGAATCGAATTGTTCGACCTTCCTAATTTATGCCCCGAAAACAAATCTCTCTTACCATATGGGAAAATTAAGGGACGCAGGCATGATCTTCACTAGATACGAAGGTACTCAGAGATTCTCTATCATTCGTAAAGATGACCTGGAAAAAAAATTCCCAGGCCTACTCGATACAATTTTAAAAAGTGCAAGGATAGAAAGCGATCAAGAAGAAGTTTCCGAGATCAAAGTCTAA
- a CDS encoding DUF2834 domain-containing protein, translated as MNLSTFRNLLIILGSVFTAGFLYLVLPPLSQNFDVIGAFLGGFVNPFSSAYALDIIFTWLVLAAWIIYDAKTKGIKNGWIALLLGVVPGVAVGAAYYIYLREKQRHN; from the coding sequence ATGAACCTTTCGACATTTAGAAACCTTTTGATCATCCTAGGCTCTGTATTTACCGCAGGCTTTCTATACTTAGTGCTTCCTCCTTTATCCCAAAACTTCGATGTAATCGGTGCTTTTTTAGGAGGATTTGTTAATCCATTTTCCAGCGCTTATGCTCTGGATATTATTTTTACCTGGCTTGTTCTCGCCGCTTGGATCATATACGATGCAAAAACGAAAGGGATCAAAAATGGATGGATCGCACTTCTACTCGGTGTAGTTCCCGGTGTAGCAGTAGGAGCGGCTTATTATATTTATCTTAGAGAGAAACAACGCCATAACTGA
- a CDS encoding LA_2444/LA_4059 family outer membrane protein, with translation MGLFQKYNVLILLNLFLISNLQASEEIPKNGTSEKKKQKFELLLKRQTYSFIPYNFTSYSEKTDPNISIETNHLQQNQKVLVPAVFSYENYEKNYRAEISYYEVELVNPNSNVIRSNSGVLSAERFYYSPLARSEFEANFYKIISPAENWNLYIGGGIRNINKYTYGKYMLDGAFQEYFYTYGPQVSIQSSYQFMENFSANISLDVFYTEGTRFFRTPMISTDTLVFTNGSAGTKGIFRGYESEISLQYKFHENMRFHLGYNQIYSYFSYLHFDQLNLSYNISSQSPNSISNGSRSGNYEILRGFFLGFSVFF, from the coding sequence ATGGGTCTTTTTCAAAAATATAATGTTCTTATTCTATTAAATCTATTCTTAATCTCGAATTTGCAAGCCTCGGAAGAAATTCCCAAAAACGGAACTTCTGAAAAGAAAAAACAAAAATTCGAATTATTATTAAAGAGGCAAACGTATAGTTTTATTCCTTATAATTTCACATCTTATTCTGAAAAAACAGATCCAAATATTTCTATAGAAACGAACCATTTACAACAAAATCAAAAGGTATTGGTTCCTGCAGTTTTCAGTTATGAAAACTATGAAAAGAATTATAGAGCAGAGATCTCTTATTACGAAGTAGAATTGGTAAATCCGAATTCGAATGTGATCCGATCCAATTCAGGAGTTTTATCTGCGGAAAGATTTTATTATTCTCCTTTAGCAAGATCGGAATTTGAAGCAAATTTTTATAAGATCATTTCTCCCGCCGAAAATTGGAATTTATATATAGGAGGAGGAATTCGTAATATTAATAAGTATACCTACGGCAAATATATGTTAGACGGTGCCTTCCAAGAATATTTTTATACATACGGTCCTCAGGTTTCTATCCAATCGTCTTACCAATTTATGGAAAATTTTTCTGCGAATATAAGTTTGGATGTATTTTATACGGAAGGAACCAGGTTTTTCAGGACTCCGATGATTTCTACAGACACACTCGTTTTTACGAATGGAAGCGCCGGAACCAAAGGAATTTTTAGAGGTTATGAATCGGAAATTTCTCTCCAATATAAATTTCATGAGAATATGAGATTTCACTTGGGATATAACCAAATATATTCTTACTTCAGTTATTTACATTTCGATCAATTGAATCTGAGTTATAATATATCTTCACAATCCCCTAACTCGATAAGCAACGGATCCAGATCAGGGAATTATGAGATTTTAAGAGGTTTCTTTTTAGGGTTTTCGGTCTTTTTTTAA
- a CDS encoding beta-class carbonic anhydrase, translating to MRNAGGRASDDAIRSLIISHKLLGTKEFFVIHHSDCGMALFTDQIIRNLLAKSLKTATVDSNGWRNLEESGGSDEAKYIPFLTFENLEKSVVDDVKRIRNHPLIPKDIPVYGYFYDVKTGKLVEVEEATKIGRAS from the coding sequence ATACGAAACGCTGGAGGAAGAGCAAGTGACGATGCGATCCGATCACTTATCATCTCCCACAAACTTTTGGGAACAAAAGAATTTTTCGTGATCCATCACTCAGACTGCGGAATGGCCTTATTCACAGACCAGATCATCCGAAATTTACTAGCGAAAAGTCTAAAAACTGCAACTGTGGATTCAAACGGTTGGAGAAACTTGGAAGAATCCGGAGGGTCAGACGAAGCAAAATATATCCCGTTCTTAACTTTTGAGAATTTGGAGAAGAGCGTGGTAGATGATGTAAAAAGGATCCGAAACCATCCTTTAATCCCTAAGGACATCCCTGTTTACGGATACTTCTACGATGTGAAAACCGGAAAACTTGTAGAAGTGGAAGAAGCTACCAAAATCGGAAGAGCTTCTTGA
- a CDS encoding cytochrome-c peroxidase, whose translation MKVSTFSRIDSKSLGYIFLIFVFYCIGCDSQKKKGTDLTELTYIPSGILGLPDIPVPKNNPQSNDKVSLGAKLYSDKRFSSDGTVSCATCHKPEQAFVDKLKVSKGIKNLTGTRNAPTVLNAVYYKSQFWDGRRNDLEGQSKDPLLNPVEHGLSSHDDLIKVVKSDPEYTSRFKSVFGIDSDSIQIDHVAMAIASFERTIVSGNSPFDRYRFGKDEKALSESAIRGLNLYMGKARCQDCHTIGETYAIFIDDKFHNLGVGFKRIQPKLEEILQKKAESKNSPTSDEEILTNLESSELGRFAVTGVSEDLGAFKTPTLRNIALTSPYMHDGSLTTLEKVIDLYDRGGETNPFLSSGIRPLGLSGQEKADLLSFLKSLTSPVLPSMPK comes from the coding sequence ATGAAAGTAAGCACATTTTCACGAATCGATTCCAAGTCTTTAGGATATATATTTCTTATATTCGTTTTTTATTGTATAGGCTGTGATTCCCAAAAGAAGAAGGGCACTGACCTAACAGAACTCACCTATATTCCAAGCGGGATTTTAGGACTGCCAGATATACCTGTTCCTAAGAATAATCCTCAATCGAACGATAAAGTATCGTTAGGTGCCAAATTATATTCTGATAAACGTTTTAGCTCCGATGGAACTGTGTCTTGCGCCACCTGCCATAAGCCTGAACAAGCATTTGTAGATAAGCTAAAGGTCTCTAAAGGTATTAAAAATCTTACCGGAACTAGGAATGCACCTACAGTATTAAATGCAGTTTATTATAAATCTCAGTTTTGGGACGGAAGAAGAAACGATTTAGAGGGTCAGTCAAAAGATCCTCTATTAAATCCGGTAGAACATGGCTTATCTAGTCATGATGATCTGATTAAGGTTGTAAAATCGGATCCGGAATATACTTCAAGGTTTAAGTCTGTGTTTGGGATCGATTCGGATTCTATTCAGATTGATCATGTTGCCATGGCAATTGCTTCTTTCGAAAGAACGATCGTTTCTGGAAATTCTCCTTTCGATCGCTATCGATTTGGAAAAGATGAGAAGGCCTTATCCGAGTCTGCGATCAGAGGTTTGAATCTATATATGGGCAAGGCGAGATGCCAAGATTGTCATACGATAGGTGAAACATACGCTATCTTTATCGATGATAAATTCCATAATCTAGGAGTGGGGTTTAAAAGGATACAGCCTAAGTTAGAAGAGATCCTTCAAAAAAAGGCTGAGTCCAAAAACAGTCCGACTTCTGACGAAGAAATACTTACAAATCTAGAATCTTCGGAGCTAGGTAGGTTTGCAGTAACTGGAGTGAGTGAGGATCTAGGAGCATTTAAAACTCCTACTCTTAGAAATATCGCATTAACTTCTCCTTATATGCATGATGGAAGTTTGACAACTCTGGAGAAGGTCATCGACCTCTATGATAGAGGTGGAGAAACAAATCCTTTTTTAAGTAGCGGTATTCGTCCCTTAGGATTGAGCGGCCAGGAAAAAGCAGACCTTTTATCTTTTTTAAAATCCTTAACGAGTCCGGTTTTGCCTAGCATGCCAAAATGA
- a CDS encoding RecQ family ATP-dependent DNA helicase yields the protein MFDLQELKKKFGVSEFRSSQEKIIRDVLDGKNCLVIMPTGMGKSLCYQLPALALEELTVVISPLIALMQDQVDKLKSLGIDAEFINSSISKEERNLRYENLKNGKYKILYVSPERFRKFHFLEIFRTRKVSLLVVDEAHCISQWGHDFRPDYTKISEFRKILKYPRVIALTATATKEIQKDIIKQIGLSESDIQIYNEGISRPNLYLEVRTFVDSSSKAKELISYLKNLKGNTIVYFNLIKNIETFSELLDIDKIRYRVYHGLLPSDKRRRIQNDFLNSKNTLLLATNAFGMGVDKANIRTIIHAELPSSLESYYQEIGRAGRDGNPSDCLLFYNQDDLSVLMDFIEWQNPDENFMIRVHRVLKSVGEKLSSLEYEELQAMVVHKNRGDHRLQTVLNLFERHGVTSGDLERRSLILRGELPDILIDPKVLEERKKASLNRLYQMLMYLKSDKCRREFLYEYFGASFHTCENCDICSKT from the coding sequence ATGTTCGATCTACAAGAATTAAAAAAGAAATTCGGAGTCTCCGAATTCAGATCCTCCCAAGAAAAAATTATCAGAGATGTTTTAGATGGCAAAAACTGTCTAGTGATCATGCCCACCGGGATGGGTAAATCTTTATGTTATCAATTGCCTGCTTTAGCTCTGGAGGAACTGACTGTCGTAATTTCTCCATTAATTGCTCTTATGCAAGATCAGGTAGATAAATTAAAATCTTTGGGAATAGATGCAGAATTCATAAACTCATCTATTTCTAAAGAAGAACGTAATCTTCGTTACGAAAACCTAAAGAATGGGAAATACAAAATTCTTTATGTTTCTCCGGAAAGATTTCGCAAATTTCACTTTTTAGAGATTTTTAGGACTAGAAAAGTTTCTTTATTGGTTGTGGATGAGGCCCATTGTATCAGCCAATGGGGACATGATTTTAGGCCTGACTATACTAAAATTTCAGAATTCAGAAAGATCCTAAAATATCCTAGGGTTATAGCTTTGACTGCTACGGCGACAAAAGAGATCCAAAAGGATATAATCAAACAAATTGGATTATCTGAATCAGATATTCAAATATATAACGAAGGGATTTCTAGGCCGAATCTTTATTTAGAAGTTAGGACTTTCGTGGATTCTTCTTCTAAAGCAAAAGAACTGATCTCTTATCTGAAAAATCTGAAAGGAAATACGATCGTATATTTTAATTTGATCAAAAACATAGAAACTTTTTCGGAACTTTTGGATATAGATAAGATCCGCTATAGAGTGTATCACGGGTTATTACCTTCGGATAAAAGAAGAAGGATCCAAAACGATTTTTTAAATTCGAAAAATACTTTGCTCTTGGCTACGAATGCATTTGGGATGGGTGTTGATAAGGCAAATATCCGCACAATCATTCACGCGGAACTACCGTCTTCCCTGGAATCTTATTATCAGGAAATAGGAAGAGCAGGGAGGGATGGAAATCCTTCTGATTGCCTTCTGTTTTATAACCAAGACGATTTATCTGTTCTTATGGATTTTATTGAATGGCAAAATCCTGATGAAAATTTTATGATCCGCGTGCATCGGGTCTTAAAGTCTGTGGGAGAAAAACTTTCTTCTCTCGAGTATGAAGAATTACAGGCGATGGTAGTTCACAAGAATAGAGGAGATCATCGTTTACAAACCGTTCTTAATCTTTTTGAAAGACATGGAGTGACTTCGGGAGATTTGGAGAGAAGGTCTCTAATATTGCGTGGAGAATTACCGGATATTTTGATCGATCCAAAAGTTTTGGAAGAAAGAAAAAAGGCGAGTTTGAATCGATTGTATCAGATGTTAATGTATTTAAAATCTGATAAATGTAGAAGGGAATTTTTATACGAATACTTTGGTGCAAGTTTCCATACTTGCGAAAATTGTGATATTTGTTCTAAAACTTAA
- a CDS encoding NAD-dependent epimerase/dehydratase family protein, which yields MNLFITGASGFVGGAIARYLKEKHKIKVLSRSPKTDSVLTQQGFEIVSGSLESITAQDLAGIDIVIHCAAFVGPWGTYQDFWNGNVEGTSRLLEASQKAGVKRFIHMGTEAALFHGQDMIQIDETYPYPKKTPYYYSLSKGEAERRVVSANRPGFETIALRPRLVWGPGDTSVLPVLKKMVSEGKFMWLDGGRAKTSVTCIPNLVHATELALTKGIPGQIYFITDDEDKTVKTFLTEMMQTQGITLPQASIPSSLAGFLAMIVEGIWRIFGIRKEPPMMRFPVDIMGKECTIRIDKAKKELGYKPVVSIAQGLQLMKG from the coding sequence ATGAATTTATTTATTACCGGAGCTTCCGGATTTGTAGGCGGAGCGATCGCTCGTTATTTAAAAGAAAAACATAAGATAAAAGTATTATCCAGATCTCCAAAAACAGACTCAGTCCTAACTCAACAAGGTTTTGAAATAGTGAGTGGAAGTTTAGAATCTATCACTGCTCAAGACTTAGCTGGAATAGATATTGTAATCCATTGTGCCGCGTTCGTTGGCCCATGGGGGACCTACCAAGATTTTTGGAATGGAAATGTAGAAGGAACATCTCGCTTATTGGAAGCTTCTCAAAAAGCAGGAGTCAAAAGATTCATACATATGGGAACAGAGGCAGCTTTATTTCATGGACAGGACATGATACAGATAGATGAGACTTATCCTTATCCTAAAAAAACTCCTTACTATTATAGTCTCAGTAAAGGGGAAGCTGAGAGAAGAGTTGTCTCCGCGAATCGTCCGGGTTTTGAAACAATTGCTTTGAGACCAAGGCTAGTTTGGGGTCCGGGAGATACATCCGTCCTCCCTGTTCTCAAGAAGATGGTATCCGAAGGAAAATTTATGTGGTTGGATGGGGGAAGAGCCAAAACATCCGTAACATGTATCCCAAATTTGGTCCATGCAACCGAACTTGCTTTAACAAAGGGAATACCGGGCCAAATATATTTCATCACTGACGACGAAGATAAAACGGTAAAAACATTTTTAACCGAGATGATGCAAACTCAAGGAATTACACTTCCTCAGGCTTCTATCCCTTCTTCACTTGCTGGATTTTTGGCGATGATAGTGGAAGGCATCTGGAGAATATTCGGAATTCGTAAAGAACCTCCTATGATGAGATTCCCTGTGGATATTATGGGAAAAGAATGTACTATTCGTATCGATAAGGCTAAAAAAGAGTTAGGGTATAAACCTGTGGTTAGTATTGCGCAGGGTTTACAATTAATGAAAGGTTAA
- a CDS encoding ABC transporter permease, with the protein MNLNAIKAIYFFEMARTRRTLMQSIASPVLSTSLYFIVFGSAIGSRIQEVNGVSYGSFIVPGLVMLSLLTESISNASFGIYFPKFTGTIYEILSAPVSSMEAVIGFVGAAATKSLILGSIMLATASLFVEIKIAHPFLMVFFLILTCISFSLFGFIIGIWADNFEKLQVIPMLVITPLVFLGGSFYSASMLPPFWQTVTLFNPILYLVSGFRWSFYEIGDVSLEISLAMILFFLVSCLGVVAWMFKTGYHIKK; encoded by the coding sequence ATGAATCTAAACGCAATTAAGGCCATCTATTTTTTCGAAATGGCAAGAACAAGAAGAACATTGATGCAAAGTATTGCGTCACCCGTTCTTTCTACTTCTTTGTATTTTATCGTTTTCGGTTCCGCGATCGGATCCAGGATCCAAGAAGTGAACGGAGTATCTTACGGTTCTTTTATAGTTCCTGGGCTTGTTATGCTCTCACTTTTAACGGAAAGTATCTCCAACGCCTCCTTTGGAATTTATTTCCCTAAGTTTACCGGGACCATTTACGAAATTTTATCCGCACCGGTCTCCAGTATGGAAGCAGTAATCGGTTTCGTGGGAGCTGCCGCAACCAAGTCTTTGATCTTAGGTTCTATTATGCTTGCTACTGCTTCTTTGTTTGTGGAAATCAAGATCGCTCATCCTTTTTTGATGGTGTTCTTTTTGATACTTACCTGCATTTCTTTTAGTTTATTCGGGTTTATCATTGGGATTTGGGCGGATAATTTCGAAAAACTGCAAGTGATCCCTATGCTTGTAATCACTCCGTTAGTTTTCTTAGGGGGAAGTTTCTATTCTGCAAGTATGCTCCCTCCTTTCTGGCAGACAGTCACTCTATTCAATCCGATCCTATATCTGGTCAGTGGATTTAGATGGAGCTTTTATGAGATAGGGGATGTAAGCCTTGAGATTAGTTTGGCCATGATCCTATTCTTCTTAGTTTCTTGTTTAGGGGTTGTTGCATGGATGTTCAAAACAGGATATCATATTAAAAAATAA
- a CDS encoding sensor histidine kinase: MRSSVFHLLVLLAFMGCSQKAEIYSPQAKDGILDLRDWDRDRFSTVALDGDWEFANAIISPESFVKDGFISVPGAWNSFTKNGKQHEGEGLGTYKLTVLLDKPVKDLAFQIGDISTAFKLFLNGKLLLENGKIGNSRTEMLPSYKHPIVLIDEESKELKLTLQISNYYHITGGLRKSIKLGNTLAVFEEKKRQVALGWVVFGATFFMGLYHLILFLMRRVDKSALWFGLFCIDLSIRGFFTGSVFIYEVTPDSLWVYIHKLDILTFVLALPLFSVFLKAVFPEEKYHYYFNNIFLSVSFVFFILVLVLPSTEYMNYIRIFQGFVGISIVYFFIMISLCIFKQREGAVLFAIGSIILFLTTLNDILNQSLIIKAEYLASWGLLAFLFSQTIMLSVRFSNAFVRLEELQKSLEQKVTERTKQLAEAKHIAEEANSLKDTFLSLVTHDLRSPITTVIGILQLIRNDYNQLDDRSLLEWVDRAEYTSSQSLEMIATLLDLNRLKSGSFPLDNNLIYVYPEVEGVLAKLLPQAEAKKIRIINEIPNDVKLNVDRTLFSEIFINLISNSIKFCRETDSIRIGFSNEKNDPEFFVEDTGIGMPKDMIPNLFLTEIKSTRLGTKNESGTGLGLPLVYSIIKAYNGKISVESEEKKGSKFTFCIPRV; encoded by the coding sequence ATGAGGTCATCTGTCTTTCATTTACTAGTCCTCTTGGCTTTCATGGGATGTTCTCAAAAAGCCGAGATCTATTCTCCACAAGCAAAAGATGGAATTTTAGATCTGAGAGATTGGGATAGAGATCGATTTTCTACTGTAGCCTTAGATGGAGATTGGGAATTTGCAAATGCAATTATATCTCCTGAGTCTTTCGTAAAAGACGGATTCATTTCAGTTCCCGGTGCATGGAACTCATTTACAAAAAACGGTAAACAACACGAGGGTGAAGGTTTAGGAACTTACAAACTCACAGTCTTACTAGACAAACCGGTAAAAGATCTAGCTTTTCAAATCGGAGATATTTCCACTGCATTCAAACTTTTTCTAAACGGAAAACTTCTGCTCGAAAATGGAAAGATCGGAAATTCCAGAACGGAAATGCTTCCTTCCTATAAACATCCAATTGTTCTAATAGATGAAGAATCCAAAGAACTAAAACTCACCTTACAAATATCAAATTATTATCATATAACCGGCGGACTTCGCAAATCTATTAAGTTAGGAAACACGTTAGCAGTGTTTGAGGAGAAAAAAAGACAGGTTGCACTTGGTTGGGTGGTTTTCGGCGCCACTTTTTTCATGGGTCTATATCATTTGATCCTGTTTTTAATGAGAAGAGTGGATAAATCAGCTCTTTGGTTCGGATTATTCTGCATTGATCTAAGCATTAGAGGCTTTTTTACAGGTTCCGTATTCATCTATGAGGTCACACCTGATTCACTTTGGGTTTATATTCATAAGCTGGATATTTTGACCTTTGTTTTGGCCCTCCCTCTATTCTCCGTCTTCCTTAAAGCCGTATTTCCGGAAGAGAAATATCATTATTATTTCAATAATATATTCCTAAGTGTTAGTTTTGTATTCTTTATTCTGGTTCTTGTACTCCCTTCTACGGAATACATGAATTACATAAGGATCTTCCAAGGTTTTGTCGGGATTAGTATAGTTTATTTTTTCATAATGATCTCTCTTTGTATTTTCAAACAAAGAGAAGGAGCCGTTTTATTTGCAATAGGCTCAATTATACTTTTTTTAACGACTTTAAATGATATTTTGAACCAAAGCTTGATCATAAAAGCTGAATATTTAGCAAGTTGGGGACTTCTCGCATTCTTATTCTCCCAAACAATCATGCTTTCCGTCAGATTTTCCAATGCTTTCGTAAGATTGGAAGAGCTGCAAAAATCCTTAGAACAAAAAGTAACGGAAAGAACCAAACAATTAGCGGAAGCAAAACATATTGCAGAAGAAGCAAATTCGCTTAAGGACACATTTTTATCCTTGGTGACTCATGACTTAAGATCACCGATCACGACCGTAATCGGGATCTTACAATTGATCCGAAACGATTACAATCAATTGGACGATAGATCATTATTGGAGTGGGTGGACAGAGCGGAATATACTTCTAGCCAGTCCCTAGAAATGATCGCAACACTCTTGGATCTGAATAGGCTTAAATCAGGATCTTTTCCTTTAGACAATAATTTGATCTATGTATATCCGGAAGTAGAAGGTGTATTAGCAAAACTTCTTCCACAAGCAGAGGCAAAGAAGATACGTATCATAAATGAGATCCCGAATGATGTGAAATTGAATGTGGATCGCACCTTATTTTCAGAAATATTCATTAATCTAATTTCTAATTCCATAAAATTCTGCAGAGAAACCGATTCTATACGCATAGGATTTTCTAATGAGAAGAATGATCCGGAATTTTTTGTAGAAGATACAGGGATTGGAATGCCTAAAGATATGATCCCGAATCTATTTTTAACGGAGATCAAATCCACTCGTTTGGGGACCAAAAACGAATCAGGAACTGGTTTAGGTTTACCCTTGGTTTATAGTATCATTAAAGCTTATAACGGAAAAATTTCAGTAGAATCCGAAGAGAAAAAAGGAAGCAAATTTACATTCTGTATTCCGAGAGTTTAA
- a CDS encoding ABC transporter ATP-binding protein — MNSNSPIVSIQNLSKSYSNGFQALKNINLDIEKGEIIALLGPNGAGKTTLISIICGIVNPTSGSVSVGGYDIIKDYRKTRSMIGLVPQELTVHAFESVFTTTNFSRGLFGKSPNKEYIEELLKSLSLLEKKDQMIMTLSGGMKRRVLIAKALSHEPLVLFLDEPTAGVDVELRKDMWNVVRALRDKGVTIILTTHYIEEAEEIADRVGIMNKGELVLVEKKTELMHKLGKKQILLDLVSPLQSLPNNFNGYELELKNEGKQLLYTYDGQEKQTGIASFLEQLKKSGIEFRDLNTTQSSLEEIFVQLVKESK; from the coding sequence ATGAACTCCAACTCCCCCATTGTTTCCATCCAAAACCTCTCCAAATCCTATTCAAACGGATTCCAGGCATTAAAAAATATAAACTTGGATATTGAAAAAGGAGAGATCATAGCTCTTTTAGGCCCGAATGGCGCCGGAAAGACCACTCTGATTTCCATTATCTGCGGGATAGTCAATCCGACTTCCGGTTCCGTTTCTGTAGGCGGTTACGATATCATCAAAGATTATAGAAAGACCAGATCTATGATCGGCCTTGTTCCCCAAGAACTTACAGTTCACGCGTTTGAATCCGTTTTTACCACTACGAATTTCAGTAGAGGTCTATTCGGAAAATCACCTAACAAAGAATATATCGAAGAACTTTTAAAATCTCTTTCTCTCTTAGAGAAAAAAGACCAGATGATAATGACTTTATCCGGCGGGATGAAAAGAAGAGTCCTGATCGCAAAAGCATTATCACATGAACCATTAGTTTTATTTTTAGATGAACCTACTGCAGGCGTGGATGTAGAACTTAGAAAAGATATGTGGAATGTCGTGAGGGCTCTCAGAGACAAAGGAGTCACGATTATTCTCACTACACATTATATAGAAGAAGCCGAAGAGATCGCAGACAGAGTAGGCATTATGAACAAGGGAGAATTGGTTCTTGTAGAAAAGAAAACGGAACTAATGCATAAACTCGGGAAAAAACAGATCTTACTCGATCTTGTTTCCCCGCTCCAAAGTTTGCCGAATAATTTTAACGGTTATGAATTGGAACTGAAGAACGAAGGAAAACAATTATTGTACACCTACGACGGCCAGGAAAAACAAACTGGGATCGCAAGCTTCTTAGAACAATTGAAAAAATCCGGAATAGAATTCAGGGACTTGAATACCACCCAAAGCAGTTTGGAAGAAATTTTCGTACAATTAGTAAAGGAATCCAAATGA